A region from the Sandaracinus amylolyticus genome encodes:
- a CDS encoding RNA polymerase sigma factor, producing MSAAHGAEATKAAPTPAHVAPPARTPSQPAPPSAAARAVPPLPPSARVARPAGPPPVPKAPRPEDVTLVRPKAPRPPAKKAATTDAPTADPRAELAAALDALEAKVAAPLVEEESSEARAREAHELVEAAKSGDPRAFEALVKRYRHRIFALALHMTGSPSDADDITQDAFVRAYRNIDRFEGRSEFFTWLYRIALNRALNVRRDRNRRRTADLDDPRVTVAVAVDSGGDPHRALELRQTYVYLVRAFDRLSPLLKTTVALTMMQGLSYPEAAVVLETTEGTIAWRIHESRKQMRNALDAMFKDPSALRPAELERARKAAAEARAKGEAEAQPPPALEMALALLAPSV from the coding sequence ATGAGCGCCGCCCACGGCGCCGAAGCCACGAAAGCTGCTCCCACTCCTGCGCACGTCGCGCCCCCGGCGCGCACGCCGTCGCAGCCCGCGCCGCCGTCCGCCGCTGCGCGCGCCGTCCCGCCGCTGCCGCCGAGCGCCCGCGTCGCGCGACCGGCCGGTCCGCCGCCGGTCCCGAAAGCGCCGCGCCCCGAGGACGTCACGCTGGTGCGTCCCAAGGCGCCGCGTCCGCCGGCCAAGAAGGCCGCCACGACCGACGCGCCGACCGCCGATCCGCGCGCCGAGCTCGCCGCCGCGCTCGACGCGCTCGAGGCGAAGGTCGCCGCGCCGCTCGTCGAAGAAGAGAGCAGCGAGGCGCGCGCCCGCGAGGCCCACGAGCTCGTCGAGGCCGCGAAGAGCGGCGATCCGCGCGCGTTCGAGGCGCTGGTGAAGCGCTATCGCCACCGCATCTTCGCGCTCGCCCTCCACATGACGGGCAGCCCGAGCGACGCGGACGACATCACGCAGGACGCGTTCGTGCGCGCGTACCGCAACATCGACCGCTTCGAGGGCCGCAGCGAGTTCTTCACGTGGCTCTACCGCATCGCGCTGAACCGCGCGCTCAACGTGCGTCGCGATCGCAACCGCCGTCGCACCGCGGACCTCGACGATCCGCGCGTCACCGTCGCGGTCGCGGTCGACTCGGGCGGTGATCCGCATCGCGCGCTCGAGCTGCGTCAGACCTACGTCTATCTCGTGCGCGCGTTCGATCGCCTCTCGCCGCTGCTCAAGACGACGGTCGCGCTCACGATGATGCAGGGCCTCAGCTATCCCGAGGCCGCCGTCGTGCTCGAGACCACCGAGGGCACCATCGCGTGGCGCATCCACGAGTCGCGCAAGCAGATGCGCAACGCGCTCGACGCGATGTTCAAGGACCCCTCGGCGCTCCGTCCCGCGGAGCTCGAGCGCGCGCGCAAGGCCGCCGCCGAGGCGCGCGCAAAGGGCGAGGCCGAGGCGCAGCCGCCGCCCGCGCTCGAGATGGCGCTCGCGCTGCTCGCGCCCTCGGTGTGA
- a CDS encoding rod shape-determining protein, producing the protein MFDWVYGLFSNDLAIDLGTATTLIYVKGRGIVSCEPSVVAVQTDARGGKKVLAVGKEAKEMLGRTPGNISAVRPLRDGVIADFEITEAMLRYFIRRAQNRSTLVKPRIIICVPFGITEVEKRAVKESAESAGAREVFLIEEPMAAAIGAGLPITEPSGNMVVDIGGGTTEVAVISLAGIVYSQSVRVGGDKMDEAIVAYLKRKYNLLIGDQTAERVKCTIGNAYPGDEVETMEVKGRDLVAGVPKTVVVNSDEIRDALSEPINTIVEAVMAALERTPPELSADIVDKGIVLTGGGAQLKNLDVLLREETGLPVMVSDDPVSAVVLGSGKTLDHLDLLREVTIS; encoded by the coding sequence CTGTTCGACTGGGTATACGGCCTCTTCTCCAACGATCTCGCGATCGACCTGGGGACCGCGACGACCCTCATCTACGTGAAGGGCCGCGGCATCGTGTCGTGCGAGCCCAGCGTGGTCGCGGTCCAGACCGACGCGCGCGGCGGGAAGAAGGTGCTCGCGGTCGGCAAGGAAGCGAAGGAGATGCTCGGGCGCACCCCCGGCAACATCTCCGCGGTGCGCCCGCTGCGCGACGGAGTCATCGCCGACTTCGAGATCACCGAGGCGATGCTCCGGTACTTCATCCGGCGCGCCCAGAACCGCAGCACGCTCGTCAAGCCGCGCATCATCATCTGCGTTCCGTTCGGCATCACCGAGGTCGAGAAGCGCGCGGTGAAGGAGAGCGCCGAGAGCGCCGGCGCGCGCGAGGTCTTCCTGATCGAGGAGCCCATGGCGGCGGCGATCGGGGCGGGCCTCCCGATCACCGAGCCGAGCGGCAACATGGTCGTCGACATCGGCGGCGGCACGACCGAGGTCGCGGTCATCTCGCTCGCGGGCATCGTCTACTCGCAGAGCGTCCGCGTCGGCGGCGACAAGATGGACGAGGCGATCGTCGCGTACCTCAAGCGCAAGTACAACCTGCTGATCGGCGACCAGACCGCCGAGCGCGTGAAGTGCACGATCGGCAACGCGTACCCGGGCGACGAGGTCGAGACGATGGAGGTCAAGGGACGCGACCTGGTCGCGGGCGTCCCGAAGACGGTCGTCGTGAACTCGGACGAGATCCGCGACGCGCTGAGCGAGCCGATCAACACGATCGTCGAGGCGGTGATGGCTGCGCTCGAGCGCACGCCGCCCGAGCTCAGCGCCGACATCGTCGACAAGGGCATCGTGCTGACCGGCGGCGGCGCGCAGCTGAAGAACCTCGACGTGCTGCTGCGCGAAGAGACGGGCCTTCCGGTGATGGTCAGCGATGATCCCGTGAGCGCGGTCGTGCTCGGGTCGGGCAAGACGCTCGATCACCTCGACCTGCTCCGCGAAGTCACCATCAGCTGA
- a CDS encoding DUF6151 family protein — protein sequence MSETLPIRCACGQVRGHVDVVPGGGQRLVCYCDDCQAYGRFLGRDDVLDARGGTDIWQTRPSLVRITEGELASMRLSDRGMIRWYARCCRTPIANTMVSAGAPFVGMHQRCIGDADGRRRDDVLGAPIAKVQGRFAIGGVPEGVAPTVGVGTIARTLLMLARSALARGATPSPFFDAHTKKPRIEPEVLSAAARDALR from the coding sequence ATGAGCGAGACACTCCCGATCCGCTGTGCCTGCGGTCAGGTCCGCGGGCACGTCGACGTCGTGCCCGGCGGTGGCCAGCGCCTCGTCTGCTACTGCGACGACTGCCAGGCGTACGGGCGGTTCCTCGGGCGCGACGACGTGCTCGACGCGCGGGGCGGCACCGACATCTGGCAGACGCGTCCCTCGCTCGTCCGGATCACCGAGGGCGAGCTCGCGTCGATGCGCCTCTCGGATCGCGGGATGATCCGGTGGTACGCGCGCTGCTGCCGCACGCCGATCGCGAACACGATGGTGTCGGCGGGCGCGCCGTTCGTCGGGATGCACCAGCGGTGCATCGGGGACGCGGACGGACGCAGGCGCGACGACGTGCTCGGCGCGCCGATCGCGAAGGTGCAGGGGCGCTTCGCGATCGGCGGCGTGCCCGAGGGCGTCGCGCCGACGGTGGGCGTCGGGACGATCGCGCGGACGCTGCTGATGCTCGCGCGGTCGGCTCTGGCCCGAGGTGCGACACCGTCGCCGTTCTTCGATGCGCACACGAAGAAGCCGCGGATCGAGCCCGAGGTGCTGAGCGCCGCGGCGCGCGACGCGCTGCGCTGA
- a CDS encoding RNA polymerase sigma factor: MSAAAAKIAAVPEDDATLATRAASGDERAFTAIYRKHSRYVAGVVYRLMGDDGELDDVVQETFVAASEGLASLKEGGTLRAWLVTIAVRKVARRLARRQRQRWLAGIFGRTEPRAVTPEVEGEAYALYQALGTLSTERRVPWTLHHVEGLTLPEVAEHCGVSLATVKRRIAEAAALLAKRGYVVSAGGRE; the protein is encoded by the coding sequence ATGAGCGCTGCCGCCGCCAAGATCGCCGCCGTCCCGGAGGACGACGCCACGCTCGCCACGCGCGCCGCGAGCGGCGACGAGCGCGCCTTCACGGCGATCTATCGCAAGCACTCGCGCTACGTGGCGGGCGTCGTCTATCGGCTCATGGGCGACGACGGAGAGCTCGACGACGTGGTGCAGGAGACGTTCGTCGCGGCGTCGGAAGGGCTCGCGAGCCTGAAGGAAGGCGGGACGCTGCGGGCCTGGCTCGTGACGATCGCGGTGCGCAAGGTCGCGCGCCGGCTCGCGCGGCGTCAGCGGCAGCGCTGGCTCGCGGGCATCTTCGGGCGCACCGAGCCGCGCGCGGTGACGCCGGAGGTGGAGGGCGAGGCGTACGCGCTCTACCAGGCGCTGGGAACGCTCTCGACCGAGCGGCGCGTGCCGTGGACGCTCCATCACGTCGAAGGCCTGACGCTGCCGGAGGTCGCGGAGCACTGCGGCGTGTCGCTCGCGACGGTGAAGCGAAGGATCGCGGAAGCGGCGGCGCTGCTCGCGAAGCGAGGCTACGTGGTGAGCGCGGGAGGCCGCGAATGA
- a CDS encoding FecR domain-containing protein → MSVELEQARRAEPDWDELRERRVLARVLAARGEGAARRRRARVAVAFGAGVAVAAAALLVWMRPATTQPSSGGAVATVAVEGEAGTSRPARLSLRDGSEVFLAASADVRVESESEGAVRIAQLAGEARYVVSHRPERSFVVVVEAVEVRVRGTQFVVRRGELEVEVEVEEGRVEVARGDDASMLGAGDALRVRMRADEPTPEPEIVPEPEIAPSEPEPETSSAERSPRPSRRESIEELTAQADEARRAGRLDDAARALRAATIAEPRDPRVATAFFTLGRVERARARDVAAAEAFEAAFARAPHGALAEDALAEAAVSWSAAGRRERARASARRYLELHPSGLYAERVRHLAE, encoded by the coding sequence ATGAGCGTCGAGCTCGAGCAGGCTCGGCGCGCCGAGCCGGACTGGGACGAGCTGCGCGAGCGGCGTGTGCTGGCGCGCGTGCTCGCGGCGCGCGGAGAGGGCGCGGCGCGGCGTCGTCGCGCGCGAGTCGCGGTCGCGTTCGGCGCGGGCGTGGCGGTCGCGGCGGCTGCGCTGCTCGTGTGGATGCGCCCGGCGACGACGCAGCCTTCGAGCGGCGGTGCGGTCGCGACGGTCGCGGTCGAGGGCGAGGCGGGCACGTCGCGCCCGGCGCGGCTGTCGCTGCGCGACGGATCCGAGGTGTTCCTCGCGGCGTCGGCCGACGTGCGCGTCGAGTCGGAGTCGGAGGGCGCGGTGCGCATCGCGCAGCTCGCGGGCGAGGCGCGCTACGTGGTGAGCCATCGCCCGGAGCGCTCGTTCGTCGTGGTGGTCGAGGCCGTCGAGGTGCGGGTGCGCGGCACGCAGTTCGTCGTGCGGCGCGGCGAGCTCGAGGTGGAGGTCGAGGTCGAGGAAGGGCGCGTCGAGGTCGCGCGCGGTGACGACGCGAGCATGCTCGGCGCCGGTGATGCGCTGCGGGTGCGGATGCGCGCCGACGAGCCCACGCCCGAGCCCGAGATCGTGCCGGAGCCCGAGATCGCCCCGAGCGAGCCCGAGCCCGAGACGTCGTCGGCGGAGCGCTCGCCGCGCCCCTCGCGTCGCGAGAGCATCGAGGAGCTGACCGCGCAGGCCGACGAGGCGCGTCGCGCCGGGCGGCTCGACGATGCGGCGCGCGCGCTGCGTGCGGCGACGATCGCCGAGCCTCGCGATCCGCGGGTCGCGACCGCGTTCTTCACGCTGGGCCGGGTCGAGCGCGCGCGGGCGCGCGACGTCGCGGCCGCGGAGGCGTTCGAGGCGGCGTTCGCGCGCGCTCCGCACGGTGCGCTCGCCGAGGACGCGCTCGCGGAGGCGGCCGTGTCGTGGTCGGCCGCGGGGCGTCGCGAGCGGGCGCGCGCGTCGGCGCGACGCTATCTCGAGCTGCACCCCTCTGGCCTCTACGCAGAACGTGTGCGTCACTTGGCCGAGTGA
- a CDS encoding PD40 domain-containing protein: MTLLSRHAQWLVPLALAFGACTERGGDPPDTSDGGNEVVSLELDPAEVELTSGDGSTPTVTLRAFARTVQGERVEVSPESWTLAHDRIGSIDEHGTFTASGRAGGEVQVTARVPGVIAPVVGHATIRVRLTLSVPLDPMVPPTLPERFDTLPEVEEPFESPALLYPLEGARMPNNVGAPELQWEPFAQAGDAFRVVIETPHATVRAYTYDDGRTFRASYPIDRNTWRVVADSALGEEITIRVDRIPSGGSEVVRGTPVTIWLSEDGVFGTVYYWQVRVDPQGSDVLRLDAASGTRQSVFGTESGGCVGCHALSHDGRQLSATLDSRGVQWTTAVVDTTSASAPPPDVMGPFTPAYHFMAFSPDATRILASRPLAPATRDVTALFLLDGATGAEMAASGLPTGQAGYPTWSPDGARVAWMDGGSDGPSGTRSPTRIVVSDVAEGDAFGEARVVHDGASLASAPEGGSTDSRPTWSPDSRFLAFAHGTSSVSSVQFDGEPPTASLYLVSRDGGTPIRLVRGMGDGGPVDAFWPVFSPFVTEERDGSRLFWLAFYSRQDFGNARAGTAGTSRRQLWVMAIDPAAAERGEDPSSPPYWLTGQDTRADDIAALWAPTSCRGRDESCSTSSECCSGECAAADPSMPDVLTCRPPTVCRRSGDSCEDASDCCDGLECNLGVCGYVPPI; the protein is encoded by the coding sequence ATGACTCTCCTCTCGAGACACGCGCAGTGGCTCGTGCCGCTCGCGCTCGCCTTCGGTGCATGCACCGAGCGCGGCGGCGATCCGCCGGACACGAGCGATGGCGGCAACGAGGTCGTCTCGCTCGAGCTCGATCCCGCGGAGGTCGAGCTGACGAGCGGCGACGGCTCGACGCCGACGGTCACGCTCCGCGCGTTCGCGCGCACGGTGCAGGGCGAGCGCGTCGAGGTCTCGCCGGAGAGCTGGACGCTCGCGCACGATCGCATCGGCTCGATCGACGAGCACGGGACGTTCACGGCGAGCGGGCGCGCCGGCGGCGAGGTGCAGGTCACCGCGCGTGTGCCCGGCGTGATCGCGCCGGTGGTCGGCCACGCGACGATCCGCGTGCGCCTGACGCTCTCGGTCCCGCTCGATCCGATGGTGCCGCCGACGCTCCCCGAGCGGTTCGACACGCTGCCCGAGGTCGAAGAGCCCTTCGAGTCGCCCGCGCTGCTCTATCCCCTCGAGGGCGCTCGCATGCCGAACAACGTCGGCGCGCCCGAGCTGCAGTGGGAGCCGTTCGCGCAGGCGGGCGACGCGTTCCGCGTCGTCATCGAGACGCCGCACGCGACCGTGCGCGCGTACACCTACGACGACGGGCGCACGTTCCGCGCGAGCTATCCGATCGATCGCAACACGTGGCGCGTCGTCGCGGACAGCGCGCTCGGCGAGGAGATCACGATCCGCGTCGATCGCATCCCGAGCGGCGGCAGCGAGGTCGTGCGCGGCACGCCGGTGACGATCTGGCTGAGCGAGGACGGCGTCTTCGGCACCGTCTACTACTGGCAGGTGCGCGTCGATCCGCAGGGCAGCGACGTGCTGCGCCTCGATGCGGCGAGCGGCACGCGCCAGAGCGTATTCGGCACCGAGTCGGGCGGCTGCGTCGGATGCCACGCGCTGTCGCACGACGGACGCCAGCTCTCCGCGACGCTCGACTCGCGCGGCGTGCAGTGGACCACCGCAGTGGTCGACACGACGAGCGCCAGCGCGCCCCCGCCCGACGTGATGGGCCCGTTCACGCCGGCCTATCACTTCATGGCGTTCTCGCCCGACGCGACGCGCATCCTCGCGAGCCGCCCGCTCGCGCCCGCGACGCGCGACGTGACCGCGCTCTTCCTGCTCGACGGAGCGACCGGCGCGGAGATGGCCGCGAGCGGTCTGCCCACCGGTCAGGCGGGCTACCCGACGTGGTCGCCCGACGGCGCGCGCGTCGCGTGGATGGACGGCGGCAGTGACGGTCCGAGCGGCACGCGCAGCCCGACGCGCATCGTCGTGAGCGACGTCGCCGAGGGCGACGCGTTCGGCGAAGCGCGCGTGGTGCACGACGGCGCGAGCCTCGCGTCGGCGCCCGAGGGCGGGAGCACGGACTCGCGCCCGACGTGGTCGCCGGACTCGCGCTTCCTCGCGTTCGCGCACGGCACGAGCTCGGTGTCGTCGGTGCAGTTCGACGGTGAGCCGCCGACCGCGTCGCTCTATCTGGTCTCGCGCGACGGCGGCACGCCGATCCGGCTCGTGCGCGGCATGGGCGACGGCGGTCCCGTCGATGCGTTCTGGCCCGTGTTCTCGCCGTTCGTGACCGAGGAGCGCGATGGGTCGCGGCTCTTCTGGCTCGCGTTCTACTCGCGCCAGGACTTCGGGAACGCGCGCGCCGGGACGGCGGGCACGTCGCGACGCCAGCTCTGGGTCATGGCGATCGATCCCGCGGCCGCCGAGCGTGGTGAAGATCCGAGCTCGCCTCCGTACTGGCTGACGGGCCAGGACACGCGCGCCGACGACATCGCGGCGCTCTGGGCGCCGACGAGCTGCCGCGGTCGCGACGAGTCGTGCAGCACGTCGTCGGAGTGCTGCTCGGGCGAGTGCGCGGCGGCGGACCCGTCGATGCCCGACGTGCTCACGTGCCGCCCTCCGACGGTGTGTCGTCGCTCGGGCGACTCGTGCGAGGACGCGAGCGACTGCTGCGACGGCCTCGAGTGCAACCTCGGCGTCTGCGGATACGTCCCCCCGATTTGA
- a CDS encoding IgGFc-binding protein — MRRLAALLPIALSLVTSACIVEEGPLLPMRDAGVDAPMPDAGPIDGGFSCTPDAPGCFGYVHYVCGDDGASREDEQVCEGGCDPAMGCIECVPGSFRCDGTVSTRCDEDHRWQPVRDCSEWSSVCGGSGICDDACGLAEAVRSNVGCEYWPVPLANIRELNSRAYDFRVVVANPGATRATVSISRAGRTIETTQVTPGGVAEISLPWIEGVSFPFATNDWESVVTANGAYRLTSSVPVIVTQFNPFHYASASADYSFTNDASLLLPSHVLGREHVGTSYVPFSISDDFDPTDEHPAESARYPGYLAVIGVSAEPTAVEIEVAGDVAADAGGRWEATARGGTIRFTLARGEVAQIAAAVPPVCAPDRPGFRDAEPDEPRVTAYCREEQFDLTGSRVHSDRPVAVFGGHTCTNIPYDIVACDHLETQLAPVETWGKRFSTMPMRDPDTAIANLLRITAAHDGTTVTLDPPPRSGGEVALAAGEHVEIEFDRAMTITSSLPVQVAQLLVGQNITDPPLERGDPGMTTLVPEEQYRRDYVFAMPSSYTPLARGQSYLLVSREPGAEITLDGRTLEAEWTRVGDRELAIVPVPAGNHRLTAASPVGLIAYGLGLYTSYAYPAGLDLRVIPI, encoded by the coding sequence ATGCGTCGTCTCGCTGCTCTGCTCCCGATCGCGCTCTCGCTCGTGACGTCCGCGTGCATCGTCGAGGAGGGTCCTCTCCTCCCGATGCGCGACGCGGGCGTCGACGCGCCGATGCCCGACGCCGGCCCGATCGACGGCGGCTTCTCGTGCACGCCCGACGCGCCCGGCTGCTTCGGGTACGTGCACTACGTGTGCGGCGACGACGGCGCGTCGCGCGAGGACGAGCAGGTCTGCGAAGGCGGGTGCGATCCCGCGATGGGCTGCATCGAGTGCGTGCCCGGCTCGTTCCGGTGCGACGGAACCGTCTCGACGCGCTGCGACGAGGACCACCGCTGGCAGCCGGTGCGCGACTGCAGCGAGTGGAGCTCGGTGTGCGGCGGCTCGGGCATCTGCGACGACGCGTGCGGCCTCGCGGAGGCGGTGCGCTCCAACGTCGGCTGCGAGTACTGGCCGGTGCCGCTCGCGAACATCCGCGAGCTGAACTCGCGCGCGTACGACTTCCGCGTCGTCGTCGCGAACCCCGGCGCGACCCGCGCGACGGTCTCGATCTCGCGCGCGGGCCGCACGATCGAGACGACGCAGGTCACGCCCGGCGGCGTCGCCGAGATCTCGCTGCCGTGGATCGAGGGCGTGTCGTTCCCGTTCGCGACGAACGATTGGGAGAGCGTCGTCACCGCGAACGGCGCGTACCGCCTGACCTCGTCGGTGCCGGTGATCGTCACGCAGTTCAACCCGTTCCACTACGCGTCGGCGAGCGCCGACTACTCGTTCACGAACGACGCGTCGCTGCTGCTCCCCTCGCACGTGCTCGGTCGCGAGCACGTCGGCACCTCGTACGTGCCGTTCTCGATCAGCGACGACTTCGATCCCACCGACGAGCATCCGGCCGAGAGCGCGCGCTATCCGGGCTACCTCGCGGTGATCGGCGTCTCCGCGGAGCCCACCGCGGTCGAGATCGAGGTCGCGGGCGACGTCGCCGCGGACGCGGGTGGACGCTGGGAGGCGACCGCGCGTGGCGGCACGATCCGCTTCACGCTCGCGCGAGGCGAGGTCGCGCAGATCGCGGCCGCGGTGCCGCCCGTGTGCGCGCCGGATCGCCCCGGCTTCCGCGACGCCGAGCCCGACGAGCCGCGCGTCACCGCGTACTGCCGCGAGGAGCAGTTCGACCTCACGGGGTCGCGCGTGCACAGCGATCGCCCCGTCGCGGTGTTCGGCGGCCACACGTGCACGAACATCCCGTACGACATCGTCGCGTGCGATCACCTCGAGACGCAGCTCGCGCCCGTCGAGACCTGGGGCAAGCGCTTCTCGACGATGCCGATGCGCGATCCCGACACCGCGATCGCGAACCTGCTGCGCATCACCGCCGCGCACGACGGCACGACCGTCACGCTCGATCCTCCGCCGCGCAGCGGCGGCGAGGTGGCGCTCGCCGCGGGCGAGCACGTCGAGATCGAATTCGATCGCGCGATGACGATCACCTCGTCGCTCCCGGTGCAGGTCGCGCAGCTGCTCGTCGGGCAGAACATCACCGACCCGCCGCTCGAGCGCGGTGATCCCGGGATGACGACGCTCGTGCCCGAGGAGCAGTACCGGCGCGACTACGTGTTCGCGATGCCGTCGTCGTACACGCCGCTCGCGCGCGGTCAGTCGTATCTGCTCGTCTCCCGCGAGCCGGGCGCGGAGATCACGCTCGACGGACGCACGCTCGAGGCCGAGTGGACGCGCGTCGGTGATCGAGAGCTCGCGATCGTTCCGGTGCCCGCGGGCAATCATCGTCTCACCGCGGCGTCGCCCGTCGGGCTCATCGCGTACGGCCTCGGGCTCTACACGTCGTACGCGTATCCCGCGGGCCTCGACCTGCGCGTCATCCCGATCTGA